A genomic segment from Paenibacillus sp. FSL K6-1096 encodes:
- a CDS encoding helix-turn-helix domain-containing protein, with product MKKKSILLSWSLSYLVILLIPVAIGAAVFAEARNLLKEEVNRSNMVLLSQVQETIDSQIRDISSISSQLMADSQLSSFINHASEQDARWRLMGLELIKNLKSIRIGNGLIRELYIYVKSSDVALSSSSLMSKKLLYEIYYEGTGVSGPEWTKLMEESDQSAFRKMKVLSEDLRIEETLVYLQPYPVQVSPGSPATFVVMLDPERFQQAINNVRLEPESIVFILDRDGRALFSTGTVETPYTIQQYLQQNKDGGRRAGTADWNGESVTVSQISSNVEEWQYVSIVPTRIYAKKLMVIRSITFAGVAAVLVLGGVAAWWFTRRNYRPLGRIMNIISDKVKGKLEQPDDEFGILQTVLTRAWEEQDQFATRLKEQQTMVRSSFLTRLLKGRVQPGEGLAGEMERVGLIFESDSFAVLLVHIENYEGLFRTRAPEDKEEKRQFVHLILTNVLEELLGPAGPVYSAEMDGRIALLVNLRGNTAEAVPELIRATGEAQHFIQSRFLIYFSVGVSSVHTSLADISACFRESEEALEYRLILGIGQIIDQDRIRQPKEELYYPLDLERQLVNYIATGNYARSTEVMNEILMTNFAGEPLSVELARCLMFELIGTMLKATEQIKTDDQKELTRRNELIRRLFACETFEEMETELLQILETVCQMVHERKRSHNTELKEQLLEFIHENYNDVNLGLTHISERFRFHATYVSKYFKEQTGTNVIDYINQYRIEEAKRILQADDLTVQEVSERVGFLNSNSFIRVFKKYEGITPGQYKQASRLIQQDHV from the coding sequence TTGAAAAAGAAAAGCATCCTGCTGTCCTGGAGCCTCTCTTATCTGGTCATCCTGCTCATCCCCGTGGCCATCGGGGCGGCTGTATTTGCGGAAGCCCGCAATCTGCTGAAGGAAGAGGTGAACCGCTCCAACATGGTGCTGCTGTCCCAGGTGCAGGAGACGATCGACAGCCAGATCCGGGATATCAGCAGCATCAGCAGCCAGCTTATGGCCGATTCCCAGCTCAGCAGCTTCATTAACCATGCGTCCGAGCAGGATGCCAGATGGCGGCTGATGGGGCTGGAGCTGATTAAGAACCTCAAATCGATCCGCATCGGGAACGGGCTCATCCGCGAGCTGTACATCTATGTGAAGTCTTCCGATGTGGCGCTGTCCTCCTCTTCGCTGATGTCCAAGAAGCTGCTGTATGAGATTTATTATGAGGGCACCGGGGTAAGCGGGCCGGAGTGGACTAAGCTGATGGAGGAGTCAGACCAGAGCGCCTTCCGCAAAATGAAAGTCCTCAGCGAGGACCTCCGCATAGAGGAGACCTTGGTCTACCTTCAGCCTTATCCGGTTCAGGTGTCGCCGGGCAGCCCGGCTACCTTTGTGGTCATGCTGGACCCGGAACGGTTCCAGCAGGCGATCAATAATGTGCGGCTGGAGCCGGAGAGTATAGTGTTCATTCTGGACCGTGACGGGCGTGCGCTTTTCTCCACAGGCACTGTTGAAACCCCTTACACGATCCAGCAATATTTGCAGCAGAACAAGGACGGCGGTAGACGGGCCGGCACGGCCGACTGGAACGGGGAATCGGTGACGGTCTCGCAGATCTCCTCCAATGTGGAGGAGTGGCAGTATGTCTCTATCGTTCCGACCCGGATCTATGCCAAGAAGCTGATGGTCATCCGCAGCATCACCTTCGCCGGTGTAGCTGCGGTGCTGGTGCTGGGCGGTGTGGCCGCCTGGTGGTTCACCCGGCGGAATTACCGGCCGCTCGGCCGGATTATGAATATTATCTCCGATAAGGTCAAGGGGAAGCTGGAGCAGCCGGATGATGAGTTCGGCATTCTGCAGACGGTGCTGACCCGGGCCTGGGAGGAGCAGGACCAGTTCGCCACGCGGCTCAAGGAGCAGCAGACGATGGTACGCAGCAGCTTCCTGACGAGGCTGCTCAAGGGACGGGTACAGCCGGGAGAAGGGCTGGCCGGGGAGATGGAGCGTGTAGGCCTTATTTTTGAGAGCGATTCCTTTGCGGTCTTGCTGGTGCACATAGAGAATTATGAGGGGCTGTTCCGCACAAGGGCCCCGGAGGACAAGGAGGAGAAGCGCCAGTTCGTGCATCTGATCCTGACCAATGTGCTGGAGGAGCTGCTGGGGCCAGCCGGTCCTGTATATTCCGCAGAGATGGATGGACGGATTGCGCTGCTGGTCAATCTCCGGGGAAATACGGCAGAGGCAGTGCCGGAGCTGATCCGGGCGACCGGAGAGGCGCAGCATTTCATCCAGTCCCGCTTCCTGATCTATTTCTCCGTTGGCGTCAGCAGTGTCCACACCTCTCTGGCAGACATCTCCGCCTGCTTCCGGGAGTCGGAGGAGGCGCTGGAATACCGGCTGATTCTCGGCATCGGCCAGATCATTGACCAGGACCGTATCCGCCAGCCCAAGGAGGAGCTGTATTATCCGCTCGATCTGGAGCGTCAACTGGTCAATTATATTGCCACAGGCAACTATGCCCGTTCTACCGAGGTGATGAATGAGATTCTGATGACCAATTTTGCCGGAGAGCCCTTGTCCGTAGAGCTGGCCCGCTGCCTGATGTTCGAGCTGATCGGGACCATGCTGAAGGCCACGGAGCAGATCAAGACGGATGACCAGAAGGAGCTGACCCGGCGCAATGAGCTGATCCGGCGGCTGTTTGCCTGTGAGACCTTCGAGGAGATGGAGACGGAGCTGCTGCAGATTCTGGAGACGGTCTGCCAGATGGTGCATGAACGCAAGCGTTCCCACAACACCGAGCTGAAGGAGCAGCTCCTGGAATTCATTCATGAGAATTACAACGATGTGAATCTGGGGCTGACCCATATTTCGGAGCGCTTCCGGTTCCATGCTACGTATGTCTCCAAGTATTTCAAGGAACAGACCGGCACCAACGTTATCGACTATATCAACCAGTACCGGATTGAAGAGGCTAAGCGGATATTACAGGCGGATGATTTGACGGTGCAGGAGGTCTCCGAGCGCGTGGGCTTCCTGAACAGCAATTCCTTCATCCGGGTGTTCAAGAAATATGAGGGGATCACTCCCGGCCAGTATAAACAGGCCAGCCGGCTGATCCAGCAGGATCATGTATAA
- a CDS encoding glycoside hydrolase family 88 protein, whose translation MWKQAIEDVLQVTKRNISRFGDRFPHVSAGDEHYTLNDNTEWTAGFWSGILWLCSEYSEDPVYREQALSTVRNFRRRMDQKIIFDHHDIGFLYSLSSKAQWIIERDEGARQLTLEAADMLMKRWREGPGLIQAWGREGDAVNGGRIIIDCLLNLPLLLWAHEQTGNEAYRRVAELHALKSRRFLVRGDDSSYHTFFFDPVTGDAIRGGTHQGYRDGSTWTRGQAWGIYGFALISRYLKSAEMLETAKRLGRYFVAHLPEDGVAYWDFDAPVEPGTKRDSSASAIAACGLLEIASQLEAGDPERRFFQEAGEASVRALAEHYSTHGSDQAEGLLEHGAYSARSGDSPDDYTIWGDYYYLEALMRLERGIPGYWYERSVL comes from the coding sequence ATGTGGAAGCAAGCGATTGAGGATGTACTTCAAGTAACGAAACGCAATATTTCAAGATTCGGGGACCGCTTCCCTCATGTGAGTGCCGGGGATGAGCACTATACATTGAATGATAATACGGAGTGGACGGCGGGCTTCTGGTCCGGCATCCTCTGGCTGTGCTCTGAGTACAGTGAAGATCCGGTCTACCGGGAACAGGCGTTAAGCACCGTGCGGAATTTCCGCCGCCGGATGGACCAGAAGATTATTTTCGATCATCATGATATCGGCTTCCTGTACTCTTTGTCTTCCAAGGCCCAGTGGATCATCGAACGGGACGAAGGCGCCCGGCAGCTTACGCTGGAGGCGGCGGACATGCTGATGAAGCGCTGGCGCGAAGGCCCCGGACTGATTCAGGCTTGGGGCCGGGAGGGCGATGCGGTCAACGGCGGACGGATCATTATCGACTGTCTGCTCAATCTGCCGCTATTGCTCTGGGCGCATGAGCAGACCGGCAATGAGGCCTACCGGCGGGTGGCCGAGCTGCATGCGCTTAAGTCCCGCCGCTTCCTGGTGCGTGGGGATGATTCCAGCTATCACACATTCTTCTTCGATCCGGTGACCGGAGACGCTATCCGCGGCGGCACACATCAGGGCTACAGGGACGGCTCGACCTGGACGCGCGGGCAAGCCTGGGGCATCTATGGCTTCGCCCTAATTAGCCGGTATCTGAAGAGCGCAGAGATGCTGGAGACGGCGAAGCGGCTGGGCCGTTACTTCGTGGCCCATCTGCCGGAGGATGGGGTCGCCTATTGGGATTTCGACGCTCCCGTTGAACCGGGAACGAAGCGCGACAGCTCGGCCTCAGCCATTGCTGCCTGCGGGCTGCTGGAGATCGCTTCACAGCTGGAGGCCGGTGACCCGGAGCGCCGCTTCTTCCAGGAGGCGGGGGAGGCGTCGGTGAGAGCGCTGGCGGAGCATTATTCGACACATGGCAGCGATCAGGCGGAGGGTCTGCTGGAGCATGGCGCGTACTCGGCCAGATCCGGGGATTCGCCGGATGATTACACCATCTGGGGCGATTATTATTATCTGGAGGCGCTGATGCGGCTGGAACGGGGGATTCCGGGGTATTGGTATGAGCGGTCCGTTCTATAG
- a CDS encoding methyltransferase, with amino-acid sequence MNNNIANGASPWEQADGDQYVQNISRKIPGYALQYDLMDTLLTARLGGREKPELLVVGAGGGQEILKLGQSHPDWSFSGLDTSQSMLQAARQRLEAAGLMGLLDRVRLHLTEISAWSCARAYDAATCMLVLHFVQGRENKLALLRSIAARLQPGAPLCLSAICGEPGSPAWELQMAGWRLHMLGNGIPEDQWQTFPQSFGMTSHPLPAAEMEQLLEEAGFTAVSRFFGAYLIDGWVAVKAEER; translated from the coding sequence ATGAACAACAATATAGCTAATGGGGCCAGCCCGTGGGAGCAGGCAGACGGCGATCAGTATGTACAGAATATCAGCCGCAAAATCCCCGGCTACGCGCTGCAATATGACCTGATGGATACGCTGCTGACCGCACGGCTTGGAGGGCGGGAGAAGCCGGAGCTGCTGGTCGTGGGAGCAGGCGGAGGCCAGGAGATACTGAAGCTGGGCCAGAGCCACCCGGACTGGAGCTTCAGCGGGCTGGACACCTCGCAGAGTATGCTCCAGGCTGCGAGGCAGCGGCTGGAGGCTGCGGGTCTGATGGGTCTGCTGGATAGAGTGCGGCTGCATCTTACGGAAATTAGTGCCTGGAGCTGTGCCAGAGCATATGATGCCGCAACCTGTATGCTGGTGCTGCATTTCGTGCAGGGGCGGGAGAACAAGCTGGCTCTGCTCCGCAGCATTGCCGCGCGGCTTCAGCCGGGTGCACCGCTCTGCCTGTCCGCCATCTGCGGGGAGCCGGGCTCACCAGCATGGGAGCTTCAGATGGCGGGCTGGCGGCTGCATATGCTCGGTAACGGCATCCCAGAGGATCAGTGGCAGACCTTTCCGCAGTCGTTCGGGATGACCTCCCATCCGCTTCCTGCCGCAGAGATGGAGCAGCTGCTGGAGGAGGCCGGGTTCACGGCCGTATCCCGCTTCTTCGGCGCTTATCTGATTGACGGCTGGGTGGCGGTGAAGGCGGAGGAACGATAG
- a CDS encoding carbohydrate ABC transporter permease produces the protein MNKAAVTKITATLIMLFFSIVMIVPFLWMISTSFKTPSEVFRYPIQWIPDHFNWSHHVKVWSGQGSFVPYYLNSLKVAVLSTIGAVSLSALAAYGFARIEFKGRNTMFLVYLSMMMVPPQVLFVPKFIMFDWAGIYNTHWALILPGMFTIFGVFMMRQFFLSVPYEISEAAFIDGAGHFRIFSRIILPMAKPSLATLAIIDFSWHWNDYENALVFLIDQDLFTVPLGLQNFILENNVDYNGMMAAATAGIIPMILVFLLGQKYIIEGVASSAVKG, from the coding sequence ATGAATAAAGCCGCCGTTACCAAAATCACCGCTACCCTGATCATGCTGTTCTTCAGCATCGTCATGATTGTACCCTTCCTCTGGATGATCAGCACCTCCTTCAAAACCCCATCCGAGGTATTCCGTTATCCGATCCAGTGGATTCCAGACCACTTCAACTGGAGTCATCATGTAAAGGTGTGGTCCGGCCAGGGCAGCTTCGTGCCCTATTACCTGAATTCCCTTAAGGTCGCTGTGCTGAGCACCATCGGCGCCGTCTCCCTGTCCGCCTTGGCGGCCTATGGGTTTGCCAGAATTGAGTTCAAGGGGCGTAACACGATGTTCCTGGTCTATCTGTCGATGATGATGGTTCCTCCGCAGGTGCTGTTCGTGCCCAAGTTCATCATGTTCGACTGGGCCGGCATCTATAACACCCACTGGGCACTGATTCTGCCCGGCATGTTCACCATCTTCGGCGTATTCATGATGCGGCAGTTCTTCCTCTCCGTGCCCTACGAAATCTCGGAGGCCGCCTTCATCGACGGCGCAGGCCATTTCCGCATCTTCTCGCGGATTATCCTGCCGATGGCCAAGCCCTCGCTGGCGACGCTGGCGATTATCGATTTCTCCTGGCACTGGAACGATTATGAGAATGCGCTCGTCTTCCTGATCGACCAGGACCTGTTCACCGTTCCGCTCGGGCTGCAGAACTTCATTCTGGAGAACAATGTCGATTACAACGGCATGATGGCCGCCGCAACCGCCGGGATCATCCCGATGATTCTCGTCTTCCTGCTCGGCCAAAAGTACATCATTGAAGGAGTGGCCAGCTCGGCGGTGAAGGGGTGA
- a CDS encoding sugar ABC transporter permease encodes MKATWMRRQQLLGYLFIGPNMIGVMLFFIIPAMYSFYLMFTDYKFMSPNTKFIGLANIRRMLGDEVFYIAIKNTLLFLVSVPISIGLAFLVAVILNRSVYLKKLLRALYFMPYITSGVAVAFVWMLLFHPNNGPINGILRSMGIANPPGWLSTMDTSMYAIDIIWIWFMLGYNMIIYLAALQEVSGELLEAATIDGARTWQTVRSILWPLVSPTTFLLLITGLIMSIKQFGIIQAITQGGPGNSTTVLSLFIYQNAFRYYEMGYASAVSWALFLIILIFTVIQWLGQKRWVHY; translated from the coding sequence GTGAAGGCAACCTGGATGAGACGCCAGCAGCTGCTGGGCTATCTGTTTATCGGGCCCAATATGATTGGCGTGATGCTGTTTTTTATTATACCGGCTATGTATTCGTTCTATCTCATGTTTACAGATTACAAGTTTATGAGTCCCAATACCAAGTTCATCGGGCTGGCGAATATCCGGCGGATGCTGGGGGATGAGGTCTTCTATATTGCCATTAAGAACACGCTGCTGTTCCTGGTCTCCGTTCCCATATCGATTGGGCTGGCATTTCTGGTAGCTGTCATTCTGAACCGTTCTGTCTATCTCAAAAAGCTGCTGCGTGCCCTCTACTTCATGCCTTACATTACCAGCGGCGTAGCCGTGGCCTTCGTCTGGATGCTGCTGTTCCACCCGAATAACGGGCCGATCAACGGCATTCTCCGCTCCATGGGTATCGCTAACCCTCCCGGCTGGCTGTCCACGATGGATACCTCCATGTATGCCATTGATATCATCTGGATCTGGTTCATGCTCGGCTATAACATGATTATCTACCTCGCCGCCCTGCAGGAGGTGTCCGGCGAGCTGCTGGAGGCAGCTACCATCGACGGTGCCCGCACCTGGCAGACGGTCCGCAGCATCCTGTGGCCGCTGGTCAGTCCCACCACTTTTCTGCTGCTGATTACCGGGCTGATTATGTCGATCAAGCAGTTCGGCATCATCCAGGCGATTACGCAGGGCGGCCCCGGGAACAGCACCACCGTATTATCCCTGTTCATCTATCAGAATGCCTTCCGCTATTACGAGATGGGCTATGCGTCCGCGGTCTCCTGGGCCCTGTTCCTGATCATTCTGATCTTCACCGTGATTCAATGGCTGGGCCAGAAACGCTGGGTTCACTACTAA
- a CDS encoding response regulator, whose translation MWKVLLVEDEVFVRESVREIIAWEELGFTVSGEAGNGAEALEMIREDAPDLVITDIVMPEMDGVELLRRTREEGYDSRFVMLTCMNDFENVRQAMEYGASNYILKLSMSVNSLRDTLRKISGELEKHRKAGPDMHQEVPPPPSLPAHEELTSHPEIQKILHYLHEHYAEDITVKSMSQYVMMAENYVSTLFKKKTGHTLIHYLHRIRVDQAIRLLTGSNLPVYEIGNRVGFVSDNYFIKIFKRLTAQTPSQYRHQHREKPDRLSL comes from the coding sequence ATGTGGAAGGTACTGCTGGTGGAGGATGAGGTATTCGTACGGGAGAGTGTTCGCGAGATTATCGCTTGGGAGGAGCTTGGCTTCACGGTCAGCGGAGAAGCAGGCAACGGGGCTGAGGCACTGGAGATGATCCGGGAGGATGCGCCCGATCTGGTGATTACGGATATTGTCATGCCGGAGATGGATGGCGTCGAGCTGCTGCGCAGAACGCGTGAGGAAGGCTATGATTCCCGCTTCGTCATGCTGACCTGTATGAATGACTTCGAGAATGTGCGGCAGGCCATGGAATACGGGGCGTCCAACTATATTCTGAAGCTGTCGATGAGCGTCAATTCACTCCGGGACACGCTGCGTAAGATCAGCGGCGAGCTGGAGAAGCACCGCAAGGCAGGGCCGGATATGCACCAGGAGGTTCCCCCGCCCCCGTCTCTGCCGGCCCATGAGGAGCTGACCAGCCACCCGGAGATCCAGAAGATCCTGCACTATCTGCATGAACACTACGCCGAGGATATTACCGTGAAGTCGATGTCCCAATATGTCATGATGGCCGAGAATTATGTCAGCACCCTGTTCAAAAAGAAAACCGGCCACACCCTCATCCACTATCTGCACCGTATACGGGTGGATCAGGCGATCCGGCTTCTGACCGGCTCCAACCTGCCGGTCTATGAGATCGGCAACCGGGTCGGCTTCGTAAGCGACAACTACTTTATCAAGATTTTCAAGCGCCTGACCGCACAGACACCCAGCCAATACAGGCATCAGCACCGGGAGAAGCCGGATCGCTTGAGCTTATAG